The following coding sequences lie in one uncultured Mailhella sp. genomic window:
- a CDS encoding outer membrane protein transport protein, protein MNVSLNVMRGVFCAVRSQARVAAAVLLSFGLVAGSVSGAHAEGFAITEWSARGMGLGGGAAGGMVARADDPSAVAYNPAGITQIPGTATQMGLAVSALNFDISRADTGRTVSSSDQVWPIPHFYLTHQISDNWWFGVGTFTRYGLGSQFPDNWAAPGSKTPATYPVMTPRGLMRVPAASGLKSVTLLSSTINPNIAYKINDVFSVSAGVSYTWGYLSLNQQYNVNAGMLGFGVGQADARIHSENGYAFGYNFGLHARFNDQWSAGLTYRSREDMTFKGQTRFRFSGSPVVTGLMGQSLQTCNADGKLTIPDVVTLGVMYKPLPNLSFEGDVAYTVWSRFRNLTINMHSDRTPQFFEQKNWRDTWAFTFGVEYAPIDWLTLRAGFTYETSPLQDDNCYDYLVPSNGRNYYTLGAGFKYENWTLDLAYMYIDVRDINYKQRVDGHGMTAAYEGKAHNSYAHNFGVTLGYRF, encoded by the coding sequence ATGAACGTATCTCTCAATGTGATGCGCGGGGTCTTTTGTGCCGTGCGCAGTCAGGCCAGAGTTGCCGCCGCAGTCCTGCTTTCGTTCGGACTGGTGGCGGGTTCCGTGTCCGGCGCTCATGCCGAAGGTTTTGCCATTACCGAATGGAGCGCGCGAGGCATGGGCCTCGGCGGCGGCGCTGCCGGCGGCATGGTGGCCCGTGCCGACGATCCTTCGGCCGTGGCCTACAACCCCGCGGGCATTACGCAGATTCCCGGCACCGCCACCCAGATGGGTCTTGCCGTTTCTGCGCTGAACTTCGACATCAGCCGCGCCGACACCGGCAGAACGGTGTCCAGCTCCGATCAGGTGTGGCCCATTCCGCATTTCTATCTTACGCATCAGATCAGCGACAACTGGTGGTTCGGCGTCGGCACCTTCACCCGCTACGGCTTGGGTTCGCAGTTCCCGGACAACTGGGCGGCCCCCGGCAGCAAGACGCCTGCCACGTATCCCGTGATGACTCCCCGAGGCCTGATGCGTGTTCCCGCCGCCAGCGGACTCAAGTCCGTCACGCTGCTTTCGAGCACCATCAACCCCAACATCGCCTACAAGATCAACGACGTGTTCTCCGTGAGCGCGGGCGTGAGCTACACCTGGGGCTACCTCAGCCTGAACCAGCAGTATAATGTCAATGCCGGGATGCTGGGTTTTGGAGTAGGCCAGGCCGACGCCCGCATCCACTCCGAAAACGGCTACGCCTTCGGCTACAACTTCGGCCTGCACGCCCGCTTCAACGATCAGTGGAGCGCGGGCCTGACCTATCGCTCCAGAGAAGACATGACCTTCAAGGGACAGACCCGCTTCCGCTTCTCCGGAAGTCCGGTCGTGACGGGGCTCATGGGACAGAGCCTGCAGACCTGCAATGCCGACGGCAAGCTCACCATTCCCGACGTGGTCACCCTGGGCGTGATGTACAAGCCCCTGCCCAACCTGAGCTTTGAAGGCGACGTGGCCTACACCGTGTGGAGCCGCTTCCGCAACCTCACCATCAACATGCACAGCGACCGCACGCCGCAGTTCTTCGAGCAGAAGAACTGGCGCGACACCTGGGCCTTCACCTTCGGCGTGGAATACGCGCCCATCGACTGGCTGACCCTGCGCGCGGGCTTCACCTACGAAACCTCGCCTCTGCAGGACGACAACTGCTACGACTATCTCGTGCCCTCCAACGGCCGCAACTACTACACCCTCGGCGCGGGCTTCAAGTATGAAAACTGGACACTCGATCTCGCCTACATGTACATCGACGTGCGCGACATCAACTACAAGCAGCGCGTCGATGGCCACGGCATGACGGCTGCTTACGAAGGCAAAGCGCACAACAGCTACGCCCACAACTTCGGCGTGACGCTGGGCTACCGCTTCTAG
- a CDS encoding dihydrofolate reductase family protein, whose protein sequence is MKERSTIQDRPFVVCHMSMSLDGKVTGDFLRLPRCRAAVQAYYRIHRDYGASAFACGRVTMEESFTGGVRPDLSRFDGSVVLPMDHVADENASFFAVAFDRHGSLGWKGSCIEDEDPGYDGAHIVEVLCESVPQACLACLQEKGVSYIFAGKDDIDIALALYKLKSIFGIRRLLLEGGSLLNGAFLRADVVDELSLVMMPVTASAGDKSLFDSGVTAEFRLEDAQTLDEGEVWLRYRRTR, encoded by the coding sequence ATGAAGGAACGTTCAACGATTCAGGACAGGCCCTTTGTCGTCTGTCACATGTCCATGTCGCTGGACGGCAAGGTGACGGGCGATTTTCTGCGCCTTCCGCGCTGCCGGGCCGCTGTGCAGGCTTACTACCGCATTCACCGCGACTACGGAGCCAGCGCCTTTGCCTGCGGCCGAGTGACCATGGAGGAGAGCTTCACGGGCGGAGTTAGGCCCGATCTTTCCCGTTTCGACGGCTCCGTCGTGCTTCCCATGGATCATGTGGCCGACGAGAACGCGTCTTTTTTTGCCGTGGCCTTCGACAGGCACGGAAGTCTCGGCTGGAAGGGGTCTTGCATTGAGGACGAGGATCCGGGCTACGACGGGGCGCACATCGTGGAAGTTCTGTGCGAGAGCGTGCCGCAGGCATGTCTTGCCTGTCTGCAGGAGAAGGGCGTGTCCTACATTTTTGCGGGCAAGGACGACATCGACATTGCGCTGGCGCTGTACAAGCTGAAGAGCATTTTCGGCATACGCCGCTTGCTGCTTGAAGGCGGCAGTCTGCTGAACGGCGCGTTCCTCCGCGCCGACGTCGTTGACGAGCTGAGCCTTGTCATGATGCCGGTCACGGCGTCGGCCGGGGACAAAAGTCTCTTCGACTCCGGCGTGACTGCGGAATTCCGCCTTGAAGACGCGCAGACGCTGGACGAAGGAGAGGTCTGGCTGCGCTATCGGCGGACGCGCTGA
- a CDS encoding lysine exporter LysO family protein, whose protein sequence is MLLEMGLIAGGIPAGWALRRHAAVVRVVNAALGWTVRIMLFLLGLSIGLDDALLGQLRSLGLYAVLISTFSVAGCFAAARFLGRHVFAEYAPGESGGRASEKGGSAGSFVALGFFLAGALVGWLRVLPQGPAAGEAAVWVLYLLLVLAGMTVGFDLKALGIIRELRYRILLIPLGVVVGTLCGSALAWLVLTRFSALSLPEALAVGAGFGYYSLATVIITRLGDPALGSVALLSNMIHEALALLLPPLLVRLTGRLGPVLAGGAAAMDTCLPVIAQVSGERCAVLAVFSGMCLTLFVPIIVPLLMALR, encoded by the coding sequence ATGCTTCTGGAAATGGGTCTTATTGCGGGGGGCATTCCCGCAGGGTGGGCGCTGCGCCGTCATGCCGCGGTGGTGCGCGTGGTGAACGCGGCCCTCGGCTGGACCGTGCGCATCATGCTGTTTCTGCTCGGTCTTTCCATCGGTCTCGACGACGCGCTGCTCGGGCAGCTGCGGAGTCTCGGCCTGTACGCGGTGCTCATCAGTACCTTTTCCGTGGCGGGCTGCTTTGCGGCGGCGCGTTTTCTCGGCAGGCACGTGTTTGCGGAGTATGCCCCCGGCGAATCGGGAGGCAGGGCGTCGGAAAAGGGCGGAAGCGCGGGTTCCTTTGTGGCGCTGGGCTTTTTTCTCGCCGGAGCGCTTGTCGGCTGGCTGCGCGTTCTGCCGCAGGGCCCGGCCGCCGGAGAGGCCGCGGTGTGGGTGCTGTACCTGCTTCTTGTGCTTGCCGGCATGACCGTGGGCTTTGATCTGAAGGCTCTCGGCATCATCCGCGAGCTTCGCTACCGCATTCTGCTCATTCCGCTGGGCGTGGTGGTCGGCACCTTGTGCGGCAGCGCTCTGGCCTGGCTTGTCCTGACCCGTTTTTCCGCGCTGTCTCTGCCCGAAGCGCTGGCCGTGGGCGCAGGATTCGGCTACTACAGCCTGGCGACGGTCATCATCACGCGTCTTGGAGATCCGGCGCTCGGTTCCGTGGCGCTGTTGTCCAACATGATACACGAGGCGCTGGCCCTGCTGCTGCCGCCGCTTCTTGTGCGGCTGACCGGGCGTCTCGGGCCGGTGCTGGCGGGCGGCGCGGCGGCCATGGACACCTGTCTGCCGGTCATTGCGCAGGTGAGCGGCGAACGCTGCGCCGTGCTCGCGGTGTTTTCCGGCATGTGCCTCACGCTGTTTGTGCCGATCATTGTTCCGCTGCTCATGGCGTTGCGCTGA
- a CDS encoding sulfite exporter TauE/SafE family protein — translation MITAILLYCVLGAIAGLLAGLLGIGGGAVVVPMLVFSFQWLNISPEVAMHMAIGTSFGAIMFTSVSSAMAHHRHGGVDWHVFRCVALGILVGTYCGSFVAARIPARYLQMFFVVFLYYVATNMLLNKKPSASRSLPGFAGMTGAGAIIGAVSSLVGIGGGTLSVPFLVWHNMDMRRAVGTSAAMGFPIAFAGCLGFVTNGWNNPELPPYAFGYLYLPALVGIVAISMLTAPVGASIAHKLPVPKLKKFFACFLYVVATKMLIDVL, via the coding sequence ATGATAACCGCAATACTCCTTTACTGCGTCCTCGGCGCCATTGCCGGCCTGCTGGCCGGTCTGCTCGGCATCGGCGGCGGGGCCGTGGTCGTGCCCATGCTCGTCTTTTCCTTTCAATGGCTGAACATTTCGCCGGAAGTCGCCATGCACATGGCCATCGGCACCTCGTTCGGCGCCATCATGTTCACGTCCGTATCCAGCGCCATGGCGCATCACCGGCACGGCGGCGTGGACTGGCACGTTTTCCGCTGCGTGGCCCTCGGCATTCTGGTTGGCACCTACTGCGGCTCCTTTGTGGCGGCCCGCATTCCGGCGCGCTACCTGCAGATGTTCTTCGTGGTGTTCCTCTACTACGTGGCCACCAACATGCTGCTCAACAAAAAGCCCAGCGCCAGCCGCAGCCTGCCCGGATTTGCCGGCATGACGGGCGCAGGCGCGATCATCGGCGCGGTCTCCAGCCTTGTGGGCATCGGCGGCGGCACGCTTTCCGTGCCCTTCCTCGTGTGGCACAACATGGACATGCGCCGCGCCGTGGGCACCTCGGCGGCCATGGGCTTTCCCATCGCCTTTGCCGGCTGCCTCGGCTTCGTGACCAACGGCTGGAACAACCCCGAACTTCCTCCCTACGCCTTCGGTTATCTTTATCTCCCGGCGCTGGTAGGCATTGTGGCCATCAGCATGCTCACGGCTCCCGTCGGCGCGAGCATCGCGCACAAACTGCCCGTGCCCAAGCTCAAGAAGTTCTTTGCCTGCTTCCTGTACGTGGTGGCCACCAAGATGCTCATCGACGTTCTGTAA
- a CDS encoding PLP-dependent aminotransferase family protein codes for MHTKNIATFQRRHAVRRNRENRMQEEKMRRLRTLYDEADAPCRYQRVAAALEEAVREGLFKPGDALPTQRALAAELKVTTGTATHGYAEAARRGLVAGVTGRGTFVSSTGSDVDVMPPPAPLPPSTQWPDAEAAAPSDGDSSAEPRWNLGFIAPFESLNPSLHKALGNLLRRLSDRELAELQSYHRPAGMDRHREAGALWARRYGVPASGRDLLVCAGSQHALMTILATLCTPGDRIAVENLSYPLLRELSWRLRLPLAPVRTDACGMLPDALESACRSGGVKAVYLMPSCRNPTLTRMPESRRKDIVEVCRRHDVFIIEDDVYALALNPPTPALPFAALAPERTCFIAATSEILGGGLRVAYLCPPQHTLDELERTLSYTISMVPPLMAELAAQWISDGTADRTLAAKREEAAARNAAAREILDGYPLVSRATGFFCWLELPDSWTGRAFAKAALEKGVLVAEGEHFLMGHAPRENGVRLALGGVLRRKDLARALGIVAALLES; via the coding sequence ATGCATACAAAAAACATTGCTACATTTCAGCGCCGTCACGCCGTCCGGCGCAACCGGGAGAACAGGATGCAGGAAGAAAAAATGCGCAGACTGCGCACGCTCTACGACGAGGCCGACGCGCCCTGCCGCTATCAGCGCGTGGCCGCGGCGCTGGAAGAAGCCGTCCGCGAAGGGCTGTTCAAGCCCGGCGACGCTCTGCCCACGCAGCGGGCCCTTGCCGCAGAGCTTAAAGTCACCACGGGAACCGCCACCCACGGCTATGCCGAAGCGGCGCGCCGAGGACTCGTGGCCGGCGTGACGGGGCGGGGAACGTTTGTGAGTTCCACAGGCTCGGATGTGGACGTCATGCCGCCTCCGGCGCCGCTGCCGCCGTCCACGCAGTGGCCGGACGCCGAGGCCGCCGCGCCGTCCGACGGAGATTCCAGCGCGGAGCCGCGCTGGAATCTCGGCTTCATTGCGCCGTTCGAGTCGCTGAATCCTTCGCTGCACAAGGCGCTCGGCAACCTTCTGCGCCGCCTGAGCGACAGAGAACTTGCGGAGCTTCAGAGCTACCATCGCCCGGCGGGCATGGATCGACACCGCGAGGCAGGCGCGCTCTGGGCGCGGCGCTACGGCGTGCCAGCCTCGGGCCGCGATCTTTTGGTGTGCGCAGGCTCTCAGCACGCGCTCATGACCATACTCGCCACCCTGTGTACGCCCGGCGACAGGATAGCCGTGGAAAACCTGAGCTATCCGCTGCTGCGCGAACTCTCCTGGCGGCTGCGTCTGCCGCTTGCGCCCGTGCGCACCGACGCGTGCGGCATGCTGCCGGACGCGCTGGAGAGCGCCTGCCGCTCCGGAGGCGTGAAGGCCGTGTATCTCATGCCCTCCTGCCGCAATCCCACGCTCACGCGCATGCCCGAATCCCGCCGCAAGGACATTGTGGAAGTCTGCCGCAGGCACGACGTGTTCATCATTGAGGACGACGTGTACGCCCTGGCCCTGAATCCGCCGACGCCAGCGCTTCCCTTTGCCGCGCTGGCCCCGGAAAGAACCTGCTTCATTGCGGCCACCAGCGAAATTCTGGGCGGCGGGCTGCGCGTGGCCTATCTGTGCCCGCCGCAGCACACCCTGGACGAACTGGAACGCACCCTCTCCTACACCATATCCATGGTGCCGCCGCTCATGGCCGAGCTCGCCGCCCAGTGGATCTCCGACGGCACGGCGGACAGAACCCTCGCCGCCAAACGCGAAGAAGCCGCCGCGCGCAACGCCGCGGCCCGCGAAATTCTGGACGGGTATCCGCTCGTGTCCCGCGCCACGGGATTCTTCTGCTGGCTTGAACTTCCCGATTCCTGGACGGGCAGGGCCTTTGCCAAGGCCGCGCTCGAAAAAGGCGTGCTCGTGGCCGAAGGCGAGCATTTTCTCATGGGCCACGCGCCCCGGGAAAACGGCGTGCGCCTGGCGCTCGGCGGCGTTCTGCGGCGCAAGGATCTGGCCCGGGCCCTCGGCATCGTCGCCGCTCTTCTCGAATCCTGA
- the pdxS gene encoding pyridoxal 5'-phosphate synthase lyase subunit PdxS, with translation MEKNTFRLKSGLAEMLKGGVIMDVTTPEQAVIAQEAGACAVMALEKVPADIRRAGGVARMADPAVVKSIMAAVSIPVMAKVRIGHIAEARILEQLGVDYIDESEVLTPADENFHLNKREFKTPFVCGARNLGEALRRIAEGAAMIRTKGEPGTGNVVEAVRHMRMVTGELRRLLSLPEEEVPGFAKEIGAPLELLHIVREKGALPVVNFAAGGISTPADAALMMQLGCDGIFVGSGIFKSSDPARFAKAIVTATTNYNDPAVLAEVSEGLGEAMPGLEISTIAPEQRMQERGW, from the coding sequence ATGGAAAAGAATACGTTTCGACTCAAGAGCGGTCTTGCGGAAATGCTGAAGGGCGGCGTGATCATGGACGTCACCACGCCGGAACAGGCGGTGATCGCCCAGGAGGCGGGTGCCTGCGCCGTCATGGCGCTGGAAAAGGTGCCGGCCGACATCCGCAGGGCGGGCGGCGTGGCGCGCATGGCCGATCCGGCCGTGGTGAAGAGCATCATGGCCGCGGTGAGCATTCCCGTCATGGCCAAGGTCCGCATCGGACACATCGCCGAAGCGCGCATTCTGGAGCAGCTCGGCGTGGATTACATCGACGAGAGCGAAGTGCTCACGCCCGCGGACGAGAATTTTCATCTGAACAAGCGCGAATTCAAGACGCCCTTCGTGTGCGGCGCGCGCAATCTGGGCGAAGCGCTGCGGCGCATCGCCGAGGGCGCGGCCATGATACGCACCAAGGGCGAACCCGGCACCGGCAACGTGGTGGAAGCCGTGCGGCACATGCGCATGGTCACGGGCGAGCTGAGACGCCTGCTTTCGCTGCCGGAAGAGGAAGTGCCGGGCTTTGCCAAGGAAATCGGCGCGCCGCTGGAACTGCTTCACATCGTGCGCGAGAAGGGCGCTCTGCCCGTGGTGAACTTTGCGGCGGGCGGCATATCCACGCCTGCCGACGCCGCGCTTATGATGCAGCTCGGCTGCGACGGCATTTTCGTGGGCTCGGGCATTTTCAAGTCGTCGGATCCGGCGCGCTTTGCCAAGGCCATTGTGACCGCCACCACCAACTACAACGATCCGGCCGTGCTTGCGGAAGTGTCGGAAGGGCTCGGCGAGGCCATGCCCGGCCTTGAAATTTCGACCATTGCCCCGGAACAGCGCATGCAGGAGCGGGGATGGTAG
- the pdxT gene encoding pyridoxal 5'-phosphate synthase glutaminase subunit PdxT, with translation MVDELHIGVLALQGAFREHCAALERCGARVTQVRRPLSSSPLAGLEQFDGMVLPGGESTTMGRLLVDEGLLEPLRLCGVRGMPVYGSCAGLILLSREVEGPDGALLDQPRLGLLDARVRRNAFGRQTDSFETVLNVCGVADDEEAVFIRAPIIVSCGPQVDVLARVEGPLGMSPAAVRQENVLATSFHPELTSDLRFHAYFLSLCRAWRESGGAV, from the coding sequence ATGGTAGACGAACTTCACATCGGCGTGCTGGCGCTCCAGGGGGCGTTTCGGGAACACTGCGCGGCGCTGGAGCGCTGTGGGGCGAGGGTGACGCAGGTGCGTCGGCCGCTTTCTTCGTCGCCGCTCGCCGGGCTTGAGCAGTTCGACGGAATGGTGCTGCCCGGCGGCGAGAGCACGACCATGGGCAGGCTGCTTGTGGATGAAGGCCTGCTGGAACCCCTGCGGCTCTGCGGAGTTCGGGGCATGCCCGTGTACGGAAGCTGCGCGGGACTCATTCTGCTGAGTCGCGAGGTGGAAGGGCCGGACGGCGCGCTTCTGGATCAGCCCCGGCTCGGCCTGCTTGACGCCCGGGTGAGGCGCAACGCCTTCGGACGGCAGACCGACAGCTTTGAAACCGTGCTGAACGTGTGCGGCGTGGCCGACGATGAGGAGGCGGTGTTCATACGCGCGCCGATCATCGTGTCCTGCGGGCCGCAGGTGGATGTGCTCGCCCGGGTGGAAGGGCCGCTCGGCATGAGCCCTGCGGCAGTACGGCAGGAAAATGTGCTCGCCACGTCGTTTCATCCTGAGCTCACGAGCGATCTTCGTTTTCATGCGTACTTTCTGAGCCTGTGCCGCGCATGGCGGGAGTCCGGCGGCGCAGTGTAA
- a CDS encoding MBL fold metallo-hydrolase: MPVITLPFGPLEANCYIVHNGKDAVVFDPSIETDLVLKSISDNGLTLRAVALTHLHCDHCIGCADMTRATGMLPLVGAEDWAERSLLLCKGMCFGMNLKPFEAEVLAPGEVTWGSLSCRVMHTPGHSSGSLCYYFPDLGLVLTGDLLFFRSVGRTDLPGGNGDDLVKSLREIIYKLPGNVMVYPGHGPETSVGYEAAHNCYCTL, translated from the coding sequence ATGCCCGTGATAACCCTTCCCTTCGGACCTCTGGAAGCGAACTGCTACATCGTGCACAACGGCAAGGACGCCGTGGTGTTCGATCCTTCCATTGAGACCGATCTTGTGCTGAAGAGCATTTCCGACAACGGCCTCACGCTGCGCGCCGTGGCGCTCACGCATCTGCACTGCGACCACTGCATCGGCTGCGCGGACATGACCCGCGCCACGGGCATGCTGCCGCTGGTCGGCGCGGAAGACTGGGCCGAGCGTTCCCTGCTGCTGTGCAAGGGCATGTGCTTCGGCATGAATCTGAAGCCCTTCGAGGCCGAGGTGCTCGCTCCCGGCGAGGTGACCTGGGGCAGTCTTTCGTGCCGCGTCATGCACACGCCCGGTCATTCGTCGGGCAGCCTCTGCTACTATTTCCCCGATCTCGGCCTCGTGCTCACGGGCGATCTTCTGTTCTTCCGTTCCGTGGGGCGCACCGACCTGCCCGGCGGCAACGGCGACGATCTGGTGAAGTCCCTGCGCGAGATCATCTACAAGCTGCCCGGCAACGTGATGGTTTATCCCGGTCACGGCCCGGAAACCAGCGTGGGCTACGAAGCCGCGCACAACTGCTACTGCACGCTCTGA
- a CDS encoding NAD(P)H-dependent oxidoreductase: MIEPVFLASCSPRRGGNSDAAARLVRQALGAPCRDFRIADEGVRPCVSCGFCDAHPGLCALDAPGDGAGALFDAVCRAPLSVLVSPVYFYHLPAQAKAWIDRAQRFWKCADKPGGGRPVTAVLIGARPRGDKLFEGAERTLRYMALALGLEWVEPLRLYGLDGPDDLAGHAEASARVVEFAASLSRFVLP, encoded by the coding sequence ATGATCGAGCCGGTGTTTCTGGCGTCGTGCAGTCCTCGCCGGGGCGGCAACAGCGATGCCGCCGCGCGTTTGGTGCGGCAGGCTCTCGGCGCGCCGTGCAGGGATTTTCGCATTGCGGACGAGGGCGTTCGGCCCTGCGTTTCCTGCGGCTTCTGCGACGCGCATCCCGGCCTCTGCGCGCTCGACGCGCCGGGCGACGGCGCAGGGGCGCTTTTTGACGCCGTGTGCCGCGCGCCTTTGAGCGTGCTGGTTTCGCCCGTGTATTTTTATCATCTGCCGGCGCAGGCCAAGGCGTGGATCGACCGCGCGCAGCGCTTCTGGAAGTGCGCGGACAAGCCCGGAGGCGGACGCCCGGTCACGGCCGTGCTCATCGGCGCGCGGCCTCGCGGCGACAAGCTCTTCGAGGGCGCGGAGCGCACGCTGCGCTACATGGCCCTCGCTCTCGGGCTGGAATGGGTGGAGCCGCTTCGTCTCTACGGCCTCGACGGGCCGGATGATCTGGCGGGCCATGCGGAGGCTTCGGCGCGCGTGGTCGAATTTGCCGCAAGTCTTTCCCGTTTTGTGCTGCCGTGA
- a CDS encoding phosphoribosyltransferase family protein, which translates to MRGANFFHAADRALRFLGLLERRCAACREPFEPPSAPDWPVPEVEDVLAQLFCPDCRKRLRPRTTGFCPYCGEPSLLEDAPCMPCDHCLRTLPPWQEFLFFGVYDDLLRDLVLRAKFGGSLAVLDALGRVFAAVCANHYAVTSRPDVIVPMPLDRARLCSRGFNQCREMVRRASAALGVPVRVDLLVKTISLTPQSLLNREQRSLMKQPFEASDKVKGLHVLLVDDICTTGATMERAAERLLEAGARRVDAAVLARASRHARSVAGPALP; encoded by the coding sequence GTGAGGGGCGCGAATTTTTTTCATGCGGCCGACCGGGCGCTGCGATTTCTGGGGCTTTTGGAGCGGCGCTGCGCGGCCTGCCGCGAGCCCTTTGAACCGCCTTCGGCTCCGGATTGGCCCGTGCCTGAGGTGGAAGACGTTCTGGCGCAGCTCTTCTGCCCCGACTGCCGGAAAAGACTGCGCCCGCGCACCACGGGATTCTGTCCGTACTGCGGAGAGCCCTCTCTTCTGGAGGATGCGCCCTGCATGCCCTGCGATCACTGTCTGCGGACGCTGCCGCCGTGGCAGGAATTTCTTTTTTTCGGCGTGTACGACGATCTTTTGCGCGATCTGGTGCTGCGGGCGAAGTTCGGCGGATCGCTGGCCGTGCTCGACGCGCTCGGCCGGGTGTTTGCGGCCGTATGCGCGAATCACTACGCGGTGACGAGCAGGCCGGACGTCATTGTGCCCATGCCGCTGGATCGGGCCAGACTGTGCAGCCGGGGTTTCAATCAGTGTCGGGAAATGGTCAGGCGCGCGTCTGCGGCTCTCGGCGTGCCGGTGCGCGTCGATCTGCTCGTGAAAACGATTTCCCTCACGCCGCAGTCGCTGCTGAACAGGGAGCAGCGCAGTCTCATGAAGCAGCCCTTTGAAGCCTCGGACAAGGTGAAGGGGCTGCACGTTCTGCTTGTGGACGACATCTGCACCACGGGAGCCACGATGGAACGGGCCGCGGAACGGCTTCTGGAAGCGGGAGCGAGACGCGTGGATGCGGCCGTGCTGGCGCGCGCCTCCCGCCATGCGCGAAGCGTTGCCGGGCCCGCCTTGCCATGA
- a CDS encoding tRNA-dihydrouridine synthase family protein has product MSELPIRPDAPWLAPLAGWSDLPFRLLCREMGAAVCCTEMVSAKGLVYGGRNTEELLATTPEEGDALEDGSTACDHPLVVQIFGAEASFMEQAVRILRERGFSWFDVNMGCSVPKVTKTGAGAAMLRDVPNALCVAEAVVRAAGAGRVGFKIRLGWDAEHEVYLDLARRLADLGAGWITLHPRHATQGFSGSPRHEAVAELAEALSVPVIASGDLFTAADGIRVLRETGASSVMYARGALKNPAVFAEHAAMIRAGAMEGELPPSSGIVCDSSRKLDAQHACDVLDDLPADRASLARVIRRHAALARRYAPQHALLKMHTFVPRYVKNLDGARALRQEIVTCRDWDALNDILERHLGVVCADC; this is encoded by the coding sequence ATGTCAGAACTTCCCATTCGCCCCGACGCCCCGTGGCTGGCTCCGCTGGCCGGCTGGTCCGATCTGCCCTTCCGGCTGCTCTGCCGGGAAATGGGCGCCGCCGTGTGCTGCACGGAAATGGTGAGCGCCAAGGGACTGGTCTATGGAGGGCGCAATACCGAAGAGCTGCTTGCCACCACGCCCGAAGAGGGCGATGCGCTGGAAGACGGCAGCACGGCGTGCGATCATCCGCTGGTGGTGCAGATTTTCGGCGCGGAAGCGTCGTTCATGGAACAGGCCGTGCGCATTCTGCGCGAGCGGGGATTTTCATGGTTCGACGTGAACATGGGCTGTTCCGTGCCCAAGGTGACCAAGACCGGCGCGGGCGCGGCCATGCTGCGCGACGTGCCGAACGCTCTTTGCGTGGCCGAGGCCGTGGTGCGGGCCGCCGGAGCGGGTCGCGTCGGATTCAAGATCCGCCTCGGCTGGGATGCCGAGCATGAAGTCTATCTGGATCTGGCCCGTCGTCTTGCCGATCTCGGCGCAGGCTGGATCACGCTGCATCCCCGCCACGCAACGCAGGGATTTTCCGGCTCTCCCCGGCATGAGGCCGTGGCCGAGCTGGCCGAGGCGCTTTCTGTTCCCGTGATTGCCAGCGGCGATCTTTTCACCGCGGCGGACGGCATACGCGTGCTGCGGGAAACCGGCGCGTCGTCGGTCATGTACGCCAGAGGCGCGCTCAAGAATCCGGCCGTGTTCGCCGAACACGCCGCCATGATCCGCGCCGGAGCCATGGAAGGGGAACTGCCTCCTTCTTCCGGCATCGTCTGCGACAGCTCCCGGAAGCTCGACGCGCAGCACGCCTGCGACGTGCTCGACGATCTGCCCGCGGACCGCGCCTCCCTGGCCCGGGTGATACGCCGTCATGCGGCGCTGGCCCGCCGTTACGCGCCGCAGCATGCGCTTTTGAAAATGCACACCTTCGTGCCGCGCTACGTCAAGAATCTGGACGGCGCGCGGGCTCTGCGGCAGGAAATCGTGACCTGTCGCGACTGGGATGCGCTGAACGACATTCTGGAACGGCATCTGGGCGTTGTCTGCGCCGATTGCTGA